GTACCCTGTGTAGATGTAGTAGCCCTTTCCATATTCTGCTACCAGCAAACCACCATCTCTGGCCGGTTCGCCGGGATCGTTGGCAGAAAGTATGGCCTCAAACTCCGGACTCCATTCGTTAGGAAAATACAAGCCGCGCTCTTGCGTCCAATTATCAAAATCCTTCTGCGTAATTTTATTCGGTTGATTGAGCACAGGGTGATCTGATTTTAATATTCTCACTTCAGCATCCTCTACTGACACACGATCTCTCGAAAGTTTCAATTCATAAGGAGCAATCTCTTCCGTGACCAATCGATGCGAAGTATTGTATTGAACAATTAAGGTTCCGCCCTCCTCTACATAGGTCATCAATTCTTTGTTTTTAAACTTGAGCGCATCTTGAGTATTGAAAGCCCTGATACCCAAAATCACCGCATCATATGATGCCAACTCTTCCGCTTTGATATCAACGGCTTCTATCAGACTAACCTGATACCCTACTTGTTCTAAACTGGCAGGAATATCGTCTCCGGCTCCCGGAATGTAGGCGATGCGTTCTCCTTTCTTCTGAATATCCACATTTACGATCCTAGCCTCTGATTTAGACATCAATGTCTGTGTAGGAATGTGGTCATATTCTATTTTTTGCAATTCATAATTGTACGACTGAGCCCCTATAGTCGCCACAGCGCCCATGGTTCCTTCGGACTGTGAAGCAGGAGGCGTAACGACAAATGTAAAGCTGGCTTGTTCACCTTTGTTTTCCAGACTGAACTTAGATTTCTTCGGTTTACTTTTCCAGCCATCAGGCAAGCTCAATTCTACCTTGCCATCAATACCATTCTTACCTGCTATTACGTTTACAGTCACTTCCTTTTCCTCTCCATTAGCAAAGACTACTACTTTGTCCGGTAGATTGACAAATACTGGAGGTGTGATCACCACAGGCTCATACACTTCGCCCTCTACAGGATCATTTCTCTTATACACTACTGGCAATTTGTAATCCAGATAGGTCTCTCCATACTTAAGTGTGAATACTGCTTGTAACGACGGATCATTTTCGGGCTTAGATATCAATTGAGGATTAGACACCTTATACATGCCCAATGTGCCCTTTTCTCGCAACCAATAAGGTTGTGAATAGGCCATTCCTTCCTTGATTTGATAAGTCTTATCCATATTCAGAGGTCTATTATCAAATAGCTTCTGGCGAACCTCAAAAGTTTGAATCCCCATGATATCAACAGAAAACAAATCGAACTCCACGTCCGAACGATTGATAGCTTCTATACTCAGCTTGAGCTCATCACCTGGCACATAACTTTCCGCATTTGCCTTTACTTCCAGATAGAGTCCCGCACAGTCTTTGATCAATGATTTGATCTCTTCCATTTTGAGTGACTTCCAATAACCATCTTCCAACTGACTCAATTCCTCATAGGCTTTGATCAGATCTGGAATAATCAACTGAGGCTTACCTGCTTCAAAATGTAGCAAGGCATTGTCAATATGCGCCCCTACCTTTTTTCCTCCTTCGATTCTCGACCAGGTACTGTTAACTCCATCCATGAGATCAACAGTCGTACTGTCTCCATCCACATGATAAAAATACTCCTGAGCTTCTCCTCTACTACCCGTAGAACCAAACCCCTGACTCTTGTGCATGCTGCGACTCAGTGCCGCTATTTCTGTATAGGACTGACCCAATAAAGGATTGTATCCTCCGAGATCTTCAGAGAGCAGGTTCTCAGGATGAAACTCCTCACCCGCTCTTTCAAAAAAGAAGCGATGCGTATTGAACAAAATGCGTTTAGGCTGCCAGGTCCCAAATTCCTTGGC
This is a stretch of genomic DNA from Reichenbachiella ulvae. It encodes these proteins:
- a CDS encoding PIG-L family deacetylase, which translates into the protein MTLRLVILLFGLPLISFSQKPNQPNSSEILHRLEKINVLGSALYVAAHPDDENTRLITYLANERHFNTAYLSATRGDGGQNLIGPEIREALGVIRTQELLAARRTDGGKQYFSRANDFGYSKNPDETFNIWNKEEVLADFVKVFRMHKPDVVICRFPEDGRGGHGHHTASAILAHEAFNLAADPNAYPESAKEFGTWQPKRILFNTHRFFFERAGEEFHPENLLSEDLGGYNPLLGQSYTEIAALSRSMHKSQGFGSTGSRGEAQEYFYHVDGDSTTVDLMDGVNSTWSRIEGGKKVGAHIDNALLHFEAGKPQLIIPDLIKAYEELSQLEDGYWKSLKMEEIKSLIKDCAGLYLEVKANAESYVPGDELKLSIEAINRSDVEFDLFSVDIMGIQTFEVRQKLFDNRPLNMDKTYQIKEGMAYSQPYWLREKGTLGMYKVSNPQLISKPENDPSLQAVFTLKYGETYLDYKLPVVYKRNDPVEGEVYEPVVITPPVFVNLPDKVVVFANGEEKEVTVNVIAGKNGIDGKVELSLPDGWKSKPKKSKFSLENKGEQASFTFVVTPPASQSEGTMGAVATIGAQSYNYELQKIEYDHIPTQTLMSKSEARIVNVDIQKKGERIAYIPGAGDDIPASLEQVGYQVSLIEAVDIKAEELASYDAVILGIRAFNTQDALKFKNKELMTYVEEGGTLIVQYNTSHRLVTEEIAPYELKLSRDRVSVEDAEVRILKSDHPVLNQPNKITQKDFDNWTQERGLYFPNEWSPEFEAILSANDPGEPARDGGLLVAEYGKGYYIYTGYSWFRELPAGVPGAFRIFTNLISIGK